A single genomic interval of halophilic archaeon DL31 harbors:
- a CDS encoding hypothetical protein (KEGG: hwa:HQ2151A hypothetical protein), with translation MEHPNPAVESGKAYDQADIEALFETGFGYRISGINVRNDDDGNRFVLLFAKEGGPYNDSVSMGEFSYIGEGLPDKGDQSTDSLGNAALIQAQTEPVPIYFFYQGEHNDGWVYQGLVDVADHELIHDGDRTVLEFTMHHRAEPSETEETGQQTVSQPENTAGTRVTETRAGIRVSEAFKRQVYGRFDDRCAVTDISRRELLTVSHVLDRATYPDIAEDPTNALLLNWTHHFAFDAALWTFDEAGRLWVNPDYQPDDEWMHGSLRARHGERVEALREAGVADDHLATRNESLAWWPPS, from the coding sequence ATGGAGCACCCGAACCCCGCAGTCGAGTCGGGCAAGGCCTACGACCAGGCCGACATCGAGGCGCTGTTCGAGACGGGCTTTGGCTACCGCATCTCGGGCATCAACGTCCGGAACGATGACGACGGAAATCGGTTCGTTCTGCTCTTTGCGAAGGAGGGCGGCCCTTACAACGACAGCGTCTCCATGGGGGAGTTCAGCTATATCGGCGAGGGGTTGCCTGACAAGGGCGACCAGTCGACGGATTCGCTCGGCAACGCCGCGCTCATCCAGGCCCAGACCGAGCCCGTCCCCATCTACTTCTTCTACCAAGGAGAGCACAACGACGGCTGGGTCTATCAGGGGCTCGTCGACGTGGCCGACCACGAACTGATCCACGACGGCGACCGAACGGTGCTGGAGTTCACGATGCACCACCGTGCGGAGCCGTCCGAGACCGAAGAGACGGGCCAACAAACAGTCTCACAACCCGAGAATACTGCGGGCACGCGAGTCACCGAGACGCGGGCAGGCATTCGGGTCTCGGAGGCGTTCAAGCGGCAGGTCTACGGTCGATTCGATGACCGGTGTGCGGTGACCGACATCAGTCGCCGCGAACTGCTGACGGTCTCACACGTACTGGACCGAGCAACCTACCCGGATATTGCGGAGGACCCTACGAACGCGCTGCTGCTAAACTGGACGCACCACTTCGCGTTCGACGCCGCCCTCTGGACCTTCGACGAGGCCGGGCGGCTCTGGGTGAACCCCGACTACCAGCCGGACGACGAGTGGATGCACGGGAGCCTCCGGGCCCGCCACGGTGAGCGGGTCGAGGCGCTCCGAGAGGCCGGCGTCGCGGACGACCATCTCGCCACGAGAAACGAGTCGCTCGCGTGGTGGCCGCCGAGTTAG